The Nycticebus coucang isolate mNycCou1 chromosome 5, mNycCou1.pri, whole genome shotgun sequence genome window below encodes:
- the LOC128586339 gene encoding mortality factor 4-like protein 1 — MRGATPGKKTSGLQQKNVEVKTKKNKQKTPGNGDGGSTSERPQPPRKKRALVDPTAENEETFMNRVEVKGKIPEELTPWLVDAWDLITRQEQLFYLPVKKNVDSMLEDYANYKKSCGNTDNKEYAVNEVVAGIKEYFNVMLGTQLLYKFVKPQSVEILADHPDAPRSQGCGAPHLLRLFVRIGATLAYTPLDEKRLALLLNYLHDFLKYLAKNSATCQRLRSGSA; from the coding sequence ATGAGAGGGGCTACCCCAGGGAAGAAGACATCTggtctgcaacagaaaaatgttgaagtgaaaacaaagaagaataagCAGAAGACACCTGGAAATGGAGACGGTGGCAGTACCAGTGAGagacctcagcctcctaggaagAAAAGGGCCCTGGTAGACCCTACTgctgaaaatgaagaaacattcaTGAACAGAGTTGAAGTTAAAGGAAAGATTCCTGAAGAGCTAACACCTTGGCTTGTTGATGCCTGGGACTTAATTACCAGGCAAGAACAGCTCTTTTATCTTCCTGTTAAGAAGAATGTGGATTCCATGCTGGAGGATTATGCAAATTATAAGAAATCTTGTGGAAACACAGATAATAAGGAGTATGCTGTTAATGAAGTTGTGGCAGGGATAAAAGAATACTTCAATGTAATGTTGGGCACTCAGCTCCTGTACAAATTTGTGAAACCACAGTCTGTTGAAATTCTTGCAGATCACCCTGATGCACCCAGGTCCCAAGGCTGTGGAGCGCCACATCTACTCAGATTATTTGTACGAATCGGAGCCACGTTGGCCTATACACCTTTGGATGAGAAGAGGCTTGCTTTATTATTGAACTATCTTCATGATTTCCTAAAGTATCTGGCAAAGAATTCTGCAACCTGCCAGCGATTACGAAGTGGCTCCGCCTGA